A window of Lagenorhynchus albirostris chromosome 11, mLagAlb1.1, whole genome shotgun sequence contains these coding sequences:
- the CCDC184 gene encoding coiled-coil domain-containing protein 184, translating to MEDGLLEIMTKDGGDMPAPLEVSTVPAVGDVISGEYNGGMKELMEHLKAQLQALFEDVRAMRGALDEQASHIQVLSDDVCANQRAIVSMCRIMTTAPRQGGLGVVGGKGSFPGAPQEPETPSLGIEDSGLLGRDPEDEEDDDSEEKEMPSSATPTSHCERPESPCAGLLGGDGPLVEPLDLPDITLLQLEGEASL from the coding sequence ATGGAGGACGGTCTGCTGGAGATCATGACCAAGGACGGCGGCGACATGCCGGCACCTCTGGAGGTGTCCACAGTGCCGGCCGTGGGGGACGTGATCTCCGGGGAGTACAACGGCGGCATGAAGGAGCTGATGGAGCACCTGAAGGCCCAGCTGCAGGCCCTGTTTGAGGACGTGAGGGCCATGCGGGGGGCCCTGGATGAGCAGGCCTCGCACATCCAGGTGCTCTCGGACGACGTGTGCGCCAACCAGCGAGCCATCGTCTCCATGTGCCGGATTATGACCACCGCGCCCCGCCAGGGTGGCCTGGGCGTGGTCGGCGGCAAGGGGAGCTTCCCGGGCGCCCCTCAAGAGCCGGAGACCCCTTCGCTTGGGATCGAGGACAGCGGTTTGCTGGGTCGCGATCCTGAGGACGAGGAGGACGACGATTCAGAAGAGAAGGAGATGCCCAGCTCCGCCACACCCACTAGTCACTGTGAGCGCCCTGAGAGCCCCTGTGCTGGCCTCCTTGGGGGGGACGGGCCACTTGTGGAGCCCCTCGACCTGCCCGACATTACCCTGCTGCAGCTGGAGGGAGAGGCCTCTCTGTGA